The Jiangella alba genome includes the window GCTCGCGCGAAATCGCTCGGGACGGAGATGACGGCGGTACCCTCGACGAGAGTGACGGGGCGGGCCTGCGACAGGAATGCGCGTTGTTGGGGCCCGATCTCGATGGAGTCGAGCTCAGCCAGAGCCTTGGCCCATGCGGTGGGGAAGTCGATTCCGGCCTCGTCTGCCACCGTTCACTCCAAACTGGCGGCATCTGGCTGGCCACCCCGTCGTGTTGTCCACACGGTCGTCCACAGGGTGTGGAGGGTGTCGACACGTGCGGTTTTGTCTCCATCCGCTCCATTGTGACCTGCGCGAACGCGGTTGCGATACCGTGGTGCGGTACAGGGCGGACAGCGTGCTGGAGCACGTGACGCTAACAACATGCGGCCAGCGCTTCAACTGATGTCCACAGGTTGCCCCCAGATGCCGGCGTGTCGTTGCCGGCGCCGCGCTGTCCCTCAGTGCCATGATGGACGGTTGTCGCCATACGCGACGCAGCGGGTCGCGAGTTTGACCTGAAGCGTCGCCACCGCGTACCGTAAATCGGTCCGACGAGGGCTCCTGTTGTCATGCCCGGGCTGCATAGTCCGGGGATGCGTGGACTCCGCGCGGCAACCCGAAGCACATCTCATCGATCGACACAGGAGCTCGGACGTGGTCAAGCGCACCTTCCAGCCGAACAACCGCCGTCGTGCGAAGACTCACGGCTTCCGGCTGCGCATGCGTACGCGTGCCGGCCGTGCCATCCTCGCCGCCCGCCGCAGCAAGGGCCGTGCCAAGCTGTCCGCCTGATCCGGCTGGCACGCTTGCGCTCGCTCGACGATCCGAGGTGCTGAAGGCCGAGCACCGCCTGCGGCGCTCGGCCGACTTCCGGGTGATCGTGCGCCGTGGGGTTCGCGTCGGACGGCCGACCATGGTCGTGCACCTGTTGCCCGCCGGCGAGTCCGGCGACGTCGCAGGTGCCGGCCCGGCGTCGGTGGGTCTGGTCGTCGGACGCACGGTTGGGGGTGCAGTGGTGCGCAACACGGTACGGCGCCGGCTGCGTCATCTCCTCGCCGAGCGGGTCGACCGTCTCCCCTCCGGTTCCAAGCTCGTGGTCCGGGCGCTGCCCGGTATCGCCGGCGCTCCCAGCTCCGCTCTCGCGCGTGAGCTCGACGCGGCCATCGACCGCGCCGTCACCCGAGCGGAGCACCGGCGATGAAGACCATCCTGGTCGCCCTCCTCAAGGGCTACCGACTCGTCATCAGCCCGCTGTACGGGCAGACCTGCCGCTACTACCCCAGCTGCTCGGCGTATGCCTTGAGCGCGGTGGAGCGGCACGGTGCCCTGCGCGGAAGCTGGCTGGCCCTGCGTCGACTCGGCCGCTGCCACCCCTGGTGCGCCGGCGGCGTCGACCTCGTCCCCACGCGCGAGAACTACCGCTGGTGGGGCCGGGCCGCCGGGACTGACGGCGACGACGAGCCGCACGCGG containing:
- the rnpA gene encoding ribonuclease P protein component, with protein sequence MLKAEHRLRRSADFRVIVRRGVRVGRPTMVVHLLPAGESGDVAGAGPASVGLVVGRTVGGAVVRNTVRRRLRHLLAERVDRLPSGSKLVVRALPGIAGAPSSALARELDAAIDRAVTRAEHRR
- the rpmH gene encoding 50S ribosomal protein L34, translating into MVKRTFQPNNRRRAKTHGFRLRMRTRAGRAILAARRSKGRAKLSA
- the yidD gene encoding membrane protein insertion efficiency factor YidD, with protein sequence MKTILVALLKGYRLVISPLYGQTCRYYPSCSAYALSAVERHGALRGSWLALRRLGRCHPWCAGGVDLVPTRENYRWWGRAAGTDGDDEPHAAPSHEASAPRTDLPPAAPTSLRGV